A stretch of the Perca flavescens isolate YP-PL-M2 chromosome 10, PFLA_1.0, whole genome shotgun sequence genome encodes the following:
- the neil3 gene encoding endonuclease 8-like 3 isoform X2 gives MVEGPGCTLNGEKIRSKVQKGQKLKEIKGSLTTSTRNNSEGNAFHRFNGCPYTGVETLGKELFMYFGPRALRVHFGMNGSMRINPAERKERTGSIPMLEIHLTNDIVCFFDSTVEIRLTEDCEQRVRAMESLDVCSSKFGFSRSEEAVRSQSSRMLCDVLLDQAVMPGVGNIIKNEALFDSGLHPAVKVQQLTGEQIHHLVKMTRDFTLLFYKCRRSGSPLYKHYKVYKRPQCGQCFHVITACRLGDNGRMTYFCQSCQKGDPSGVDISKLPVRNCLIGWAYKERTNDNVAKKEEEDWACQLCTLINQPAAKACDACLTPRPEAHEDDVNTEASPFNTDLIKYPCNAFKKPQEELKVNWRSAFGTSTLVFSDLSKKPKPVNSPLSPAGSHLNSLASERGLYKYSVCQGTTSPNYASGGWQRQSAELSNRESLASYSHPSKKMRIDHSPFPGNNAQNGASNSGSSISSSPSVPCCASHRRPAVLRAVHKEGENKGRQFYACSLPRETKCNFFEWADSHFPSCHHGKRCLMRTVLKLGPNNGRNFYTCSFQKGKQCDFFQWAENGPGVSILPGC, from the exons ATGGTTGAAGGTCCGGGCTGTACATTAAACGGAGAGAAAATCCGTTCTAAAGTccaaaaaggacaaaaactGAAGGAGATCAAAGGCAGTTTGACAACATCCACC AGAAACAACTCCGAGGGAAATGCCTTCCACAGGTTTAATGGTTGTCCGTACACTGGAGTTGAAACTCTGGGCAAGGAGCTCTTCATGTACTTCGGTCCAAGAGCGTTGAG AGTCCACTTTGGTATGAATGGATCAATGCGTATAAACCCTGctgagaggaaggagaggactGGCTCCATACCAATGCTGGAAATACACCTGACTAACGACATTGTGTGCTTCTTTGACAGCACTGTGGAAATAAG GTTGACAGAGGACTGTGAGCAAAGGGTGAGGGCCATGGAGAGTTTGGATGTGTGCTCCTCCAAGTTCGGCTTCTCCCGCTCCGAGGAGGCAGTGAGGAGCCAAAGTAGCAGGATGCTCTGTGACGTTCTCCTAGACCAGGCCGTCATGCCAGGCGTCGGCAACATCATTAAAAACGAAGCCCTGTTTGACTCGGGCCTCCACCCAGCCGTGAAG gttCAACAGCTGACAGGCGAGCAGATCCACCACCTGGTGAAGATGACGCGTGATTTCACCCTTCTGTTTTACAAG TGTCGCAGATCTGGCTCTCCCCTCTACAAACATTACAAAGTCTACAAGCGTCCCCAGTGCGGCCAGTGCTTTCATGTCATCACAGCCTGTCGTCTTGGAGACAACGGCCGGATGACTTACTTCTGCCAGAGCTGTCAGAAGGGAGATCCCAGCGGGGTTGACATCAG TAAGCTCCCAGTCAGAAACTGTTTGATTGGCTGGGCCTACAAGGAGAGAACCAATGACAACGTGGCtaagaaggaggaagaggactgGGCCTGTCAACTCTGCACGCTCATCAACCAGCCAGCAGCAAAAGCCTGTGATGCCTGCCTCACTCCAAGACCTGAGG CCCACGAAGATGACGTTAACACAGAGGCATCACCCTTCaacactgatttgattaaatACCCCTGCAATGCCTTCAAGAAGCCACAAGAGGAGCTCAAAGTCAACTGGAGGAGTGCATTCGGCACTTCCACCCTTGTTTTCTCTGACTTAAGCAAGAAGCCAAAGCCTGTAAACTCCCCACTCTCCCCAGCCGGCAGTCATTTGAATTCCTTGGCGTCAGAGCGAGGTTTATATAAATACAGCGTCTGCCAAGGGACAACAAGCCCCAATTACGCCTCTGGTGGCTGGCAGAGGCAAAGTGCCGAGCTCTCCAACAGGGAATCACTGGCCTCCTACAGTCACCCGTCCAAGAAAATGAGAATTGATCACAGTCCCTTTCCCGGTAACAATGCTCAAAATGGAGCCTCCAACTCTGG CTCGTCCATTTCTTCCAGTCCCAGTGTCCCTTGTTGTGCTTCCCATCGTCGTCCAGCTGTCCTCAGAGCCGTCCACAAGGAGGGGGAGAATAAGGGACGACAGTTCTACGCCTGCTCGCTTCCCAGAGAGACCAAGTGTAACTTCTTTGAG TGGGCTGACTCGCATTTCCCTTCTTGTCACCACGGGAAACGCTGTTTAATGAGGACAGTTCTGAAACTGGGACCCAACAATGGCCGGAATTTCTACACCTGCAGCTTTCAAAAGGGCAAACAGTGTGATTTTTTCCAGTGGGCAGAGAATGGGCCAGGGGTATCCATCCTCCCTGGTTGTTAG
- the neil3 gene encoding endonuclease 8-like 3 isoform X1, giving the protein MVEGPGCTLNGEKIRSKVQKGQKLKEIKGSLTTSTRNNSEGNAFHRFNGCPYTGVETLGKELFMYFGPRALRVHFGMNGSMRINPAERKERTGSIPMLEIHLTNDIVCFFDSTVEIRLTEDCEQRVRAMESLDVCSSKFGFSRSEEAVRSQSSRMLCDVLLDQAVMPGVGNIIKNEALFDSGLHPAVKVQQLTGEQIHHLVKMTRDFTLLFYKCRRSGSPLYKHYKVYKRPQCGQCFHVITACRLGDNGRMTYFCQSCQKGDPSGVDISKLPVRNCLIGWAYKERTNDNVAKKEEEDWACQLCTLINQPAAKACDACLTPRPEAHEDDVNTEASPFNTDLIKYPCNAFKKPQEELKVNWRSAFGTSTLVFSDLSKKPKPVNSPLSPAGSHLNSLASERGLYKYSVCQGTTSPNYASGGWQRQSAELSNRESLASYSHPSKKMRIDHSPFPGNNAQNGASNSGHSSSISSSPSVPCCASHRRPAVLRAVHKEGENKGRQFYACSLPRETKCNFFEWADSHFPSCHHGKRCLMRTVLKLGPNNGRNFYTCSFQKGKQCDFFQWAENGPGVSILPGC; this is encoded by the exons ATGGTTGAAGGTCCGGGCTGTACATTAAACGGAGAGAAAATCCGTTCTAAAGTccaaaaaggacaaaaactGAAGGAGATCAAAGGCAGTTTGACAACATCCACC AGAAACAACTCCGAGGGAAATGCCTTCCACAGGTTTAATGGTTGTCCGTACACTGGAGTTGAAACTCTGGGCAAGGAGCTCTTCATGTACTTCGGTCCAAGAGCGTTGAG AGTCCACTTTGGTATGAATGGATCAATGCGTATAAACCCTGctgagaggaaggagaggactGGCTCCATACCAATGCTGGAAATACACCTGACTAACGACATTGTGTGCTTCTTTGACAGCACTGTGGAAATAAG GTTGACAGAGGACTGTGAGCAAAGGGTGAGGGCCATGGAGAGTTTGGATGTGTGCTCCTCCAAGTTCGGCTTCTCCCGCTCCGAGGAGGCAGTGAGGAGCCAAAGTAGCAGGATGCTCTGTGACGTTCTCCTAGACCAGGCCGTCATGCCAGGCGTCGGCAACATCATTAAAAACGAAGCCCTGTTTGACTCGGGCCTCCACCCAGCCGTGAAG gttCAACAGCTGACAGGCGAGCAGATCCACCACCTGGTGAAGATGACGCGTGATTTCACCCTTCTGTTTTACAAG TGTCGCAGATCTGGCTCTCCCCTCTACAAACATTACAAAGTCTACAAGCGTCCCCAGTGCGGCCAGTGCTTTCATGTCATCACAGCCTGTCGTCTTGGAGACAACGGCCGGATGACTTACTTCTGCCAGAGCTGTCAGAAGGGAGATCCCAGCGGGGTTGACATCAG TAAGCTCCCAGTCAGAAACTGTTTGATTGGCTGGGCCTACAAGGAGAGAACCAATGACAACGTGGCtaagaaggaggaagaggactgGGCCTGTCAACTCTGCACGCTCATCAACCAGCCAGCAGCAAAAGCCTGTGATGCCTGCCTCACTCCAAGACCTGAGG CCCACGAAGATGACGTTAACACAGAGGCATCACCCTTCaacactgatttgattaaatACCCCTGCAATGCCTTCAAGAAGCCACAAGAGGAGCTCAAAGTCAACTGGAGGAGTGCATTCGGCACTTCCACCCTTGTTTTCTCTGACTTAAGCAAGAAGCCAAAGCCTGTAAACTCCCCACTCTCCCCAGCCGGCAGTCATTTGAATTCCTTGGCGTCAGAGCGAGGTTTATATAAATACAGCGTCTGCCAAGGGACAACAAGCCCCAATTACGCCTCTGGTGGCTGGCAGAGGCAAAGTGCCGAGCTCTCCAACAGGGAATCACTGGCCTCCTACAGTCACCCGTCCAAGAAAATGAGAATTGATCACAGTCCCTTTCCCGGTAACAATGCTCAAAATGGAGCCTCCAACTCTGG CCACAGCTCGTCCATTTCTTCCAGTCCCAGTGTCCCTTGTTGTGCTTCCCATCGTCGTCCAGCTGTCCTCAGAGCCGTCCACAAGGAGGGGGAGAATAAGGGACGACAGTTCTACGCCTGCTCGCTTCCCAGAGAGACCAAGTGTAACTTCTTTGAG TGGGCTGACTCGCATTTCCCTTCTTGTCACCACGGGAAACGCTGTTTAATGAGGACAGTTCTGAAACTGGGACCCAACAATGGCCGGAATTTCTACACCTGCAGCTTTCAAAAGGGCAAACAGTGTGATTTTTTCCAGTGGGCAGAGAATGGGCCAGGGGTATCCATCCTCCCTGGTTGTTAG
- the aga gene encoding N(4)-(beta-N-acetylglucosaminyl)-L-asparaginase, with translation MFVSLLIPTLTVLFPLGHTSLPLVINTWPFKNATAAAWSALQSGGSVLDAVEKGCARCQMEQCDGSVGYGGSPDESGETTLDAMIMNGDTIEVGAVADLRRIKNAIGVARAVMEHTDHTLLVGESASVFAENMGFIAEDLTTNKSVNIFSQWLKGNCQPNYRKNVFPDPSKSCGPYKPRATVKQNIRAQHANTRSHDTIGMVALDQDGHVAAGTSTNGLTHKVPGRVGDSPIVGAGAYADSSAGGAAATGDGDLMMRFLPSYLAVELMRAGADPSAACKTAISRIKRHYSEFFGAIICANTSGHYGAACNKAPGFSQFHYMVSDSESDTPLLKSVDCL, from the exons ATGTTTGTATCGCTCCTAATTCCTACTTTAACGGTACTGTTTCCACTTGGGCATACATCACTACCTCTCGTTATCAATACGTGGCCATTCAAGAATGCAACGGCTGCAG CATGGAGTGCCCTGCAGTCCGGTGGCTCGGTGTTGGATGCAGTGGAGAAGGGCTGTGCCCGCTGTCAAATGGAGCAGTGCGATGGCAGTGTAGGCTATGGCGGGAGCCCAGATGAGTCTGGAGAGACCACGCTGGATGCCATGATCATGAACGG GGATACAATTGAGGTTGGTGCAGTTGCAGACCTGAGAAGAATCAAGAATGCCATTGGAGTAGCAAGAGCTGTGATGGAGCACACTGACCACACACTGCTAGTGGGAGAGtcag CTTCTGTGTTTGCTGAAAACATGGGCTTCATCGCCGAAGACCTGACTACCAACAAATCTGTGAATATTTTCTCACAGTGGCTGAAGGGCAACTGCCAACCTAATTAtcgaaag AATGTGTTTCCAGATCCTTCCAAGTCCTGTGGACCCTACAAGCCCAGGGCAACAGTGAAACAGAACATCAGGGCGCAGCATGCTAATACGCGTTCCCATGACACCatag GAATGGTTGCTCTTGATCAAGATGGTCATGTGGCTGCTGGTACGTCGACCAATGGACTAACTCACAAAGTTCCAGG TCGTGTTGGGGACTCCCCTATCGTTGGAGCAGGAGCCTATGCAGATAGCTCAGCTGGTGGTGCTGCTGCTACCGGAGACGGAGACCTCATGATGCGCTTTCTGCCGAG TTATTTGGCTGTGGAGCTGATGAGGGCCGGGGCAGATCCCTCGGCAGCCTGCAAGACGGCCATTTCCAGAATCAAGAGGCATTACTCGGAGTTCTTCGGAGCCATCATCTGTGCTAACACAAGTGGCCATTATG GTGCGGCCTGTAACAAAGCCCCTGGCTTCTCCCAGTTCCACTACATGGTATCAGACTCTGAGTCAGACACACCACTCCTGAAATCTGTGGACTGCCTTTAA